From the genome of Borreliella mayonii:
GGGGTCAACAAGAAGAACAAGCTAAAGTAAGAAAGGAAGATAAGGGGAAAGGAGAAAAAGCAGAAGATAGAAAAGAAAAACAAGAGGATAAAGAAGGAAGTGATAAAGAAAAAGAAGAAGTAGAAGAACAAAACAAAGGGAAAAAACAAGAAGCAAAAAAAGAAGCTAAAGAAAAACAAGAAAGAGAAGAACTACAAAAACGACAACAAGAAGAGCAACAAAGAAAAGCCAAAGAAGAAGCAGAAAAAGAAGCTAAAGCAGAACAAGAAAGAGAAGAAAAACAAAAACAAGAAGAAGAAAAGAAAGTTAAAGACAAACTCAAAAATCTTGTAGATAAAATAGCTAAGATTAATGGAGATATTGATGGTATAAAAGGGAAAACAAGTGTGGGAGCAAAAGAAGTTAGAGATAAAATTACAGGACCCATATATGATGATTTTACTGATGGTAGTAGCTCTATACGTACAATTTGGGAGGATCTGGAAGATGAGGAAGATTTTGGATTAGGAAAGTTGTTAAAAGAATTGAGTGATACTAGACATAATTTAAGAACCAAATTAAATGAGGGTAATAAAGCATATATTGTTCTAGAAAAGGAGCCTAATTTAAAAGAAAATGTAAATGTTAGTGATATTCAATCAGATTTAGAAAAATTAAAATCAGGATTAGAAGAAGTTAAAAAATATCTTGAAAATGAAGATAATTTTGAAGAAATTAAAGGATATATTGAGGATAGTAATTCATATTGATAAAGAACTTTAAATGTAACTAAATTTTATATACACAAAATAGCAGCTGGTTAGAAATCTTTGCTAGTTGTTATTTTTTTGTAGATTTCATTTTTATGAATATAGAAATGTTTTCTATCAAAACTTTCATTTAAAAAATGCCAAAAACTATTGCTCAAAATATTATTTATTTATATACTCTCTAGAGTTATGATGAATATAAATGAGATTTCAGATTTTTATGATTGCTTGAGTCCAGGCACAAAAAAGGAAATAAGCAAACTTTATGGAGTTAAACAATTAACTCTGAAACAAAAAAAGGATTTTTATAGAGGTTTTGTATCAATACAAGAATACAAAAGAAAAACTGGAAAAAGTATTGATGAAATCGTAGATTATATTATAGATCCTGCAAAAAATTTTATTAAAGACGTTCTGAAAGATAAGCATATAATAGAAAAGTATAAAAATTTCCAAAATATGAAGTTTGATTGTAGCTACAAGAAAGGAATGCTAGAAAAATGTTTGGAAAAGATGGGTGAGAAGTATTCTACCCGGTTTTTGAGTATTGTTTCTAATATTATGGATGAGATTGGCAATAAAGATCCAGAACGAGAATCAATAAATGTGGTTCTCGACTTTGTAGAGATATTATTTATAATCATGCACTATTATGATAAGGGAATTTGCACAAGGAAGTATCTTCTAAAAACAATAAAAGATTTTTCCAAATTAGTATAATCAGGTTATTCCAAAATTCAATAAACTAGGTAATTGCTATTTCTAAATTAATAAAAGACAATAAATATCAAATATCTATCAATAAACATCAAAAATATAATAGTTTATGTTAACAATTAACAAATTGATTTACTATTTAGAGTAACAATTTGTTAATTTAGTTATTTTAGGAGAAATTGTTTTGAAAAGAGCTAAAAGGTCTTTTGATGATTATGCTGCGTATTTTAGTG
Proteins encoded in this window:
- a CDS encoding DUF643 domain-containing protein, whose amino-acid sequence is MNINEISDFYDCLSPGTKKEISKLYGVKQLTLKQKKDFYRGFVSIQEYKRKTGKSIDEIVDYIIDPAKNFIKDVLKDKHIIEKYKNFQNMKFDCSYKKGMLEKCLEKMGEKYSTRFLSIVSNIMDEIGNKDPERESINVVLDFVEILFIIMHYYDKGICTRKYLLKTIKDFSKLV
- a CDS encoding Erp protein, which codes for MNKKTLIICAVFALIISCKNFAIKDLEQKTKGQINGFVDKILDPTKDKITSNGTKVDELAKKLQEEDEDNELMQGDDPNNGVINPPPVLPASSQDNAPGLKAEQQSGGQQEEQAKVRKEDKGKGEKAEDRKEKQEDKEGSDKEKEEVEEQNKGKKQEAKKEAKEKQEREELQKRQQEEQQRKAKEEAEKEAKAEQEREEKQKQEEEKKVKDKLKNLVDKIAKINGDIDGIKGKTSVGAKEVRDKITGPIYDDFTDGSSSIRTIWEDLEDEEDFGLGKLLKELSDTRHNLRTKLNEGNKAYIVLEKEPNLKENVNVSDIQSDLEKLKSGLEEVKKYLENEDNFEEIKGYIEDSNSY